In the genome of Deinococcus deserti VCD115, one region contains:
- the nuoI gene encoding NADH-quinone oxidoreductase subunit NuoI, with amino-acid sequence MGVLEIAKGMGLTLGKLFQKPVTVSYPEERATLKPRFRGRHVLTRHPGTGLEKCIGCSLCAAACPAYAIYVEAGENDPHDPVSPGERYAKVYEINMLRCIFCGMCEEACPTGAVVLGNEFEMADYRYNDIIYGKEDMLVGVEGSRAQRRDAANAGKPVRVGFRVDGGARDELEGVTYPQ; translated from the coding sequence CCAAGGGCATGGGCCTGACCCTCGGCAAGCTGTTCCAGAAGCCCGTCACCGTCAGTTATCCGGAAGAACGCGCCACGCTGAAGCCACGCTTTCGTGGGCGGCACGTCCTGACCCGGCACCCCGGCACCGGGCTCGAAAAATGCATCGGCTGTTCGCTGTGCGCTGCGGCCTGCCCGGCCTACGCGATCTACGTGGAGGCCGGCGAGAACGACCCCCATGATCCCGTGAGCCCCGGCGAGCGTTACGCCAAGGTGTACGAGATCAACATGCTGCGCTGCATCTTCTGCGGCATGTGCGAAGAAGCCTGCCCCACCGGAGCGGTGGTGCTGGGTAACGAGTTCGAGATGGCCGACTACCGCTACAACGACATCATCTACGGCAAGGAAGACATGCTGGTGGGTGTGGAGGGCAGCCGCGCGCAGCGGCGCGACGCGGCCAATGCCGGCAAACCCGTCCGGGTGGGCTTCCGGGTGGACGGCGGCGCCCGCGACGAACTGGAGGGGGTGACGTACCCGCAATGA
- a CDS encoding NADH-quinone oxidoreductase subunit J, whose amino-acid sequence MMLAFILLGALALVGGVITIAARNAVHASLGLVGTLLCVAGLFATMNASFLAAIQVIVYAGAIMVLFLFVIMMLNANAPVTGRDPVPFVRELASIGGVLLAGAFVVLAFTYRDPRPLAEGAEALRGGGAGPVGETLLTRFLLPFEAVSILLLVAIVGAVALVQRPEPQTDGLPDSDAETLPVTPQPHSQAQSQTQEVRA is encoded by the coding sequence ATGATGCTGGCCTTCATTCTGCTGGGCGCACTGGCCCTGGTGGGCGGCGTGATTACCATCGCCGCACGCAACGCGGTGCACGCTTCCCTTGGCCTGGTCGGCACGCTGCTGTGCGTCGCCGGGTTGTTCGCCACCATGAACGCCTCGTTTCTGGCGGCCATTCAGGTCATCGTGTACGCCGGCGCGATCATGGTGCTGTTCTTGTTCGTGATCATGATGCTCAACGCCAACGCGCCGGTCACCGGCCGCGACCCCGTGCCTTTCGTGCGGGAACTCGCCAGCATTGGCGGGGTGCTGCTGGCAGGCGCTTTCGTGGTGCTGGCCTTTACCTACCGTGACCCACGTCCCCTCGCCGAAGGCGCCGAAGCGCTGCGCGGCGGGGGCGCCGGGCCGGTGGGGGAGACCCTGCTGACCCGCTTCCTGCTGCCGTTCGAGGCGGTGAGCATTCTGCTGCTGGTGGCCATCGTCGGGGCTGTCGCTCTGGTGCAGCGGCCTGAGCCCCAGACGGACGGCCTGCCCGACAGCGACGCCGAGACCCTGCCGGTCACCCCGCAGCCTCATTCGCAGGCCCAGTCACAGACCCAGGAGGTGCGTGCCTGA
- the nuoK gene encoding NADH-quinone oxidoreductase subunit NuoK gives MVPTTYYLALSGLLFALGMIGVLTRRTAIMVFLSVELMLNAANLSLVAFARAWGDLTGQTAVFIVMTLAAAEVAIGLAIIVAIFRKRETTNVDDLAGLKG, from the coding sequence ATGGTTCCAACCACCTATTACCTGGCGCTCTCGGGGCTGCTGTTCGCCCTGGGCATGATCGGCGTCCTCACGAGGCGCACCGCGATCATGGTGTTTCTCAGTGTGGAGCTGATGCTGAATGCCGCGAACCTCAGCCTGGTGGCCTTCGCCCGTGCGTGGGGCGACCTGACCGGGCAGACGGCCGTGTTCATCGTTATGACGCTGGCTGCCGCCGAGGTTGCAATCGGCCTGGCCATCATCGTCGCCATCTTCCGCAAGCGCGAGACCACCAACGTGGATGATCTCGCGGGACTGAAAGGCTGA
- the nuoL gene encoding NADH-quinone oxidoreductase subunit L has product MPLYLLPLFPLIGFAALMLFPRAFPGKTGGWVASGAVLASFLVAVLRFLGQTDTPSHEVLWTWLPNMALNANLAVGFWFDQLSALMALIITGVGFLIHLYSISYMGHDRQFTRFFAFLNFFVAMMLILVLADSYPLMFVGWEGVGMASYLLIGFWFSGRNSEADDQDLREAGHREGVSNSNAARKAFIMNRIGDLGFMLGMFLLYKLYGTLSIPELAERVEGANVARAGIELACLFLLVGAVGKSGQLPLTTWLPDAMAGPTPVSALIHAATMVTAGVYLVARSHFLYDLAPSASLWVAWVGGLTALYGALSALNQHDIKKILAYSTVSQLGYMFMAVGLHAYSAGVFHLLTHAFFKALLFLSAGAVIHALHEEQDVRAMGGMRRFMPFTHIVALMGVLAIAGIPIWSGFFSKDAILASAYEANPLLYVIGLGVALLTAFYMGRWYFLVWRGEYRGHASHPHEADTLMKVPLGILAALATLGGLLNIPTFLGGSHAFDTYLGRAVPVHAHHIAHSTEILLTVLAVAAGLGGLAWAWAEHKRRSLFDGPLGEASTRALYLDDVYNSVVGTPSRVLAASLDTVDRGVDSTIGGVASTASSPGSLFSWWQSGFVRSYAVSMLLGTALIIGYWAIKTIGMGGGA; this is encoded by the coding sequence ATGCCCCTGTATCTGCTTCCGTTGTTTCCGCTGATCGGCTTTGCCGCGCTGATGCTCTTCCCCCGCGCCTTCCCCGGCAAGACCGGTGGGTGGGTCGCGTCCGGCGCCGTGCTGGCCTCGTTCCTGGTGGCGGTACTCCGCTTTCTGGGACAGACCGACACGCCCTCCCACGAAGTGCTCTGGACCTGGCTGCCCAACATGGCCCTCAATGCCAACCTGGCAGTGGGCTTCTGGTTTGACCAGCTCTCCGCCCTGATGGCTCTGATCATTACCGGCGTGGGCTTCCTGATTCACCTGTATTCCATCTCGTACATGGGCCACGACCGGCAGTTCACGCGCTTTTTCGCGTTCTTGAACTTCTTCGTGGCCATGATGCTGATCCTGGTGCTGGCCGACTCCTACCCGCTGATGTTCGTGGGCTGGGAGGGCGTGGGCATGGCCTCGTATCTGCTGATCGGCTTCTGGTTCTCCGGACGCAACAGCGAAGCCGATGATCAGGACCTGCGTGAGGCCGGCCACCGCGAGGGCGTGTCCAACAGCAACGCCGCGCGCAAAGCCTTCATCATGAACCGCATCGGGGACCTGGGCTTCATGCTGGGCATGTTCCTGCTGTACAAGCTTTACGGCACCCTGTCCATTCCTGAGCTGGCCGAGCGGGTCGAGGGCGCGAATGTTGCGCGCGCCGGCATCGAACTGGCCTGCCTGTTCCTGCTGGTGGGCGCCGTGGGCAAGAGCGGCCAGCTGCCGCTGACCACCTGGTTGCCCGACGCCATGGCCGGCCCCACTCCGGTCTCGGCGCTCATTCACGCGGCCACCATGGTCACGGCCGGCGTGTATCTGGTGGCGCGCAGCCACTTCCTGTACGACCTGGCGCCCAGCGCCAGCCTGTGGGTCGCCTGGGTGGGCGGCCTGACTGCGCTGTACGGCGCGCTGTCAGCCCTGAACCAGCACGACATTAAGAAGATCCTGGCGTACTCCACGGTCTCGCAGCTGGGGTACATGTTCATGGCCGTGGGCCTGCACGCCTACTCGGCTGGTGTGTTCCACCTGCTGACCCACGCGTTTTTCAAGGCCCTGCTGTTCCTTTCGGCCGGGGCTGTCATCCACGCCCTGCACGAAGAGCAGGATGTGCGGGCCATGGGAGGCATGCGCCGCTTCATGCCCTTTACCCACATCGTGGCGCTGATGGGCGTGCTGGCCATTGCCGGCATTCCGATCTGGAGCGGGTTTTTCTCCAAAGACGCCATTCTGGCTTCCGCTTACGAGGCCAACCCCCTGCTGTACGTGATCGGGCTGGGCGTCGCGCTGCTGACGGCCTTCTACATGGGCCGCTGGTACTTCCTGGTGTGGCGCGGCGAGTACCGTGGCCACGCCTCGCACCCGCATGAGGCCGACACCCTGATGAAAGTGCCGCTGGGCATCCTGGCAGCCCTGGCCACACTGGGCGGCCTGCTCAACATTCCCACCTTCCTGGGTGGTTCGCACGCCTTCGATACGTACCTGGGCCGCGCGGTGCCGGTTCACGCGCACCACATCGCGCATTCGACCGAGATTCTGCTGACGGTCCTGGCGGTCGCGGCCGGACTGGGCGGCCTGGCCTGGGCCTGGGCGGAGCACAAACGCCGCAGCCTGTTCGACGGGCCTCTGGGAGAGGCGAGCACCCGCGCCCTGTACCTGGATGACGTTTACAACAGCGTGGTCGGTACGCCAAGCCGCGTGCTGGCGGCCAGCCTGGACACAGTAGACCGCGGTGTGGACAGCACCATCGGTGGCGTCGCCAGCACGGCCAGTTCGCCGGGCAGCCTCTTTAGCTGGTGGCAGAGCGGCTTCGTACGCTCCTACGCGGTCAGCATGCTGCTGGGCACCGCGCTGATCATCGGGTACTGGGCCATCAAGACCATCGGCATGGGAGGCGGCGCGTGA
- a CDS encoding NADH-quinone oxidoreductase subunit M: MIHLMIFLPVLGSLLLMATPRRWREEVAGFIAALTLGLGLLIWRAGGTELFSIPWIDALGVTYSVQLDGVSLALALVTAFMSFIACLYTARRIPNPGTMLALILGMETGLLGIFAARDLILFYVFFEDALIPALLMLAIYGKDRRMKALVKFAAYTLFGSLLMLVSFIGIKYLGGSPTFALADLRANPVQGAMQTWLYIGFLLAMAVKLPLWPLHAWLPDFHEQNHESGIPDVMGTLYKVGGYGIFQFGITLFPDASLELRPILMGLAAFTALYAAWIAFHQTDWKRLLAYAGLSHMGFVALGVFSLNETAVIGAMYLLAFQNLYTGALFLSVGMLQERIGSLDTRVGGVMTQAGALGGLTMALWFASIAVPGMAGFIGEFSILLGAYQISPWLTFIAGITTIAAAAYALTAFQTTFWQARPLGGVRVADLQHVEWLVLGLPLAVAIFFGIYSAPALNLMQPAVKAVLSALGGQ, encoded by the coding sequence ATGATTCACCTGATGATTTTCCTTCCGGTGCTGGGCTCGCTGCTGCTGATGGCCACACCCCGGCGCTGGCGCGAGGAGGTCGCGGGGTTCATCGCGGCCCTCACGCTGGGCCTGGGCCTGCTGATCTGGCGCGCGGGCGGCACCGAACTGTTCAGCATTCCCTGGATCGATGCGCTGGGGGTCACCTACAGCGTCCAGCTGGACGGCGTGAGTCTCGCCCTGGCGCTGGTCACAGCGTTCATGTCCTTCATTGCCTGCCTGTACACGGCGCGGCGCATTCCGAACCCCGGCACCATGCTGGCGCTGATTCTGGGTATGGAGACCGGCCTGCTGGGTATCTTTGCCGCGCGGGACCTGATCCTGTTCTACGTCTTCTTCGAAGACGCCCTGATTCCGGCCCTGCTGATGCTGGCCATCTACGGCAAGGACCGCCGCATGAAGGCCCTGGTCAAGTTCGCGGCCTATACGCTGTTTGGCAGTCTGCTGATGCTGGTCAGCTTTATCGGCATCAAGTACCTGGGTGGCAGCCCCACCTTCGCCCTGGCCGATCTGCGCGCCAATCCGGTTCAGGGCGCCATGCAGACCTGGCTGTACATCGGCTTCCTGCTGGCCATGGCGGTCAAGCTTCCGCTGTGGCCGCTGCACGCGTGGCTGCCCGACTTCCACGAGCAGAACCACGAGAGCGGCATTCCCGATGTCATGGGCACCCTGTACAAGGTCGGCGGGTACGGCATCTTCCAGTTCGGTATCACCCTGTTTCCCGACGCCAGCCTGGAACTGCGGCCCATCCTGATGGGACTGGCAGCGTTTACTGCGCTGTATGCCGCCTGGATCGCCTTTCACCAGACCGACTGGAAACGCCTGCTGGCCTACGCGGGGCTCTCGCACATGGGTTTCGTGGCCCTGGGTGTCTTTTCCCTGAACGAAACAGCCGTGATCGGCGCCATGTATCTGCTGGCCTTCCAGAACCTGTATACCGGCGCGCTGTTCCTGTCGGTGGGCATGCTGCAGGAGCGCATCGGCAGCCTCGACACCCGGGTGGGCGGTGTGATGACCCAGGCAGGCGCCCTGGGTGGGCTCACCATGGCCCTGTGGTTTGCCAGCATCGCGGTGCCGGGGATGGCCGGCTTTATCGGTGAGTTCAGCATCCTGCTGGGTGCGTACCAGATCTCGCCGTGGCTGACCTTTATTGCCGGAATCACGACTATCGCTGCTGCCGCTTATGCCCTGACCGCCTTCCAGACCACCTTCTGGCAGGCCCGGCCGCTGGGAGGCGTGCGGGTGGCTGACCTGCAGCACGTCGAGTGGCTGGTGCTGGGATTGCCGCTGGCTGTGGCGATCTTCTTCGGCATCTACAGCGCTCCGGCCCTCAACCTCATGCAGCCGGCGGTCAAGGCCGTGCTGAGTGCCCTGGGAGGCCAATAA
- a CDS encoding NADH-quinone oxidoreductase subunit N translates to MLPTPEVALAPILPILIVLAGALASTILGFHLPRRNLTIINLVLVVLSGISMGTLWNSGARSFNGGLQADNAALLLGLIILVGTFMTLLVSLDTAWRARVSFPELDAMLMYAVTGCLLIAFSGDLIVMLIGLEIMSLAGYVLATLQDSRRSEESGLKYFLLGSVGSAILIYGMALVYGATGSFNYAEIALRVGTVSNLAPANVGILVGGALLLLAGFAFKVALAPFHQWTPDVYSGAPTSISLFLSTVVKVAAFAGMLRVFGGALADAPGWSSTLQVLTAATLIIGNMAALLQTNFKRLLAYSAVAHTGFLAMALLGTPQMGGAALGYYLLIYTLTTAAALAIVAALQRSEAGMEISDLRGLYYRHPAYAVALAVCLASLAGLPPFAGFFGKYLAFQAAFQNGYMWLSVLAALTSVAALVYYLRPAMLMFMPDRTPAREYAHGQRPPTTFTVGLGVAGVILLGILPNLWYGWVANPAIWQQLAGQ, encoded by the coding sequence ATGCTCCCCACCCCTGAAGTCGCCCTGGCGCCGATCCTGCCAATCCTGATTGTTCTGGCGGGCGCCCTGGCCAGCACCATCCTGGGGTTTCACCTGCCCCGGCGGAACCTGACCATTATCAATCTCGTGCTGGTGGTGCTCTCGGGCATCAGCATGGGCACGCTGTGGAACAGCGGCGCACGCTCCTTCAACGGCGGGCTACAGGCTGACAACGCCGCGCTGCTGTTGGGACTGATCATTCTGGTCGGTACCTTCATGACCCTGCTGGTGTCGCTGGACACGGCCTGGCGCGCCCGGGTGTCGTTTCCCGAACTCGATGCCATGCTGATGTATGCGGTGACCGGCTGCCTGCTGATCGCCTTTTCCGGTGACCTGATCGTCATGCTGATCGGGCTGGAAATCATGAGCCTCGCCGGGTACGTGCTGGCCACCCTGCAGGACTCACGCCGTTCCGAGGAATCCGGCCTGAAGTACTTCCTGCTGGGCTCGGTGGGCAGCGCCATCCTGATCTACGGCATGGCGCTGGTGTACGGCGCGACCGGCAGCTTCAACTACGCCGAGATCGCCCTGCGGGTCGGCACGGTCAGCAACCTCGCGCCGGCCAACGTGGGCATCCTGGTCGGCGGCGCGCTGCTGCTGCTGGCTGGCTTTGCGTTCAAGGTGGCGCTGGCGCCCTTTCATCAGTGGACGCCGGACGTGTACAGTGGCGCGCCCACCAGCATCAGCCTGTTCCTGAGCACCGTGGTGAAAGTCGCAGCTTTTGCCGGCATGCTGCGTGTCTTTGGCGGCGCCCTGGCCGACGCTCCCGGCTGGTCCAGCACCCTGCAGGTCCTGACGGCCGCGACCCTGATCATCGGGAACATGGCCGCGCTGCTGCAGACCAACTTCAAGCGGCTGCTGGCCTACTCTGCTGTGGCCCATACCGGCTTCCTGGCCATGGCCCTGCTGGGAACGCCGCAGATGGGCGGCGCTGCCCTGGGTTACTACCTGCTGATCTATACCCTGACCACTGCCGCTGCGCTGGCCATCGTGGCAGCGCTGCAGCGCAGCGAAGCCGGCATGGAGATCAGTGACCTGCGCGGCCTGTACTACCGGCACCCGGCATATGCCGTCGCGCTGGCAGTGTGTCTGGCGTCGCTGGCGGGCCTGCCTCCCTTTGCCGGTTTCTTTGGAAAATATCTGGCGTTCCAGGCGGCCTTCCAGAACGGCTACATGTGGCTCAGCGTGCTGGCTGCGCTGACCAGTGTGGCCGCCCTGGTGTACTACCTGCGTCCGGCCATGCTGATGTTCATGCCTGACCGCACTCCCGCGCGCGAGTACGCTCATGGTCAGCGTCCCCCCACCACCTTCACGGTGGGGCTGGGCGTGGCCGGCGTGATTCTGCTGGGCATCCTGCCTAACCTGTGGTACGGCTGGGTGGCCAATCCGGCCATCTGGCAGCAGCTCGCGGGTCAATAG
- a CDS encoding CHASE2 domain-containing protein, translating to MTLSSWRSGRTPQSFTLPAGIVLALVVSLLLPPLGNGRLWDALNRTLPTSARQQVVVVGIDDASLADYGPVSSWPPGLFSQALNTLEAAGARAIGLDLPFNDPAAAPALLRAAHGREKVVLATAPGEPVASAGQVNTGVGTLIRSQDDIVRSYTTAFQDGDRLQPTFAWQLARAGGAEVPLNTTRRLIRLTRPDPGRLPAIPFRNIVNGEVPRRELQGRVVLVGLTGRGRPEVRGPYHLLIPSVHMQARLVTSQLMAPFVTFPRWLRALLGVLVMVAAIRLRGLWGYGLAFALLALSVPLWLLGVLLPAVTLSLCAVLGAALVAVERIWTLRQLDFRDPSTGCGNRAAFMRAAEQRWQVQPQRPLGLVLLEISGLQQVNDLYGWKAGHEVLREVSGRLGQARGRRDMLFRWGPEEFAVLLDNVTEQELQHQRERLQTALSGLTYRQVPVQVSVASALSTPEMDSATQLVEAAHRDRHRTRLTDNRRS from the coding sequence ATGACGCTCAGTAGCTGGCGATCCGGACGAACGCCACAGTCGTTCACGCTGCCTGCAGGAATCGTCCTGGCCCTGGTGGTCTCGCTGCTGCTTCCTCCGCTGGGCAATGGCCGGTTGTGGGACGCGCTGAACCGCACCCTGCCCACATCTGCAAGGCAGCAGGTGGTGGTGGTCGGCATCGATGACGCGTCGCTGGCCGATTACGGTCCTGTCAGCAGCTGGCCCCCGGGCCTGTTCTCCCAGGCACTGAATACGCTTGAAGCAGCTGGAGCGCGGGCGATAGGCCTCGATCTGCCGTTCAATGATCCGGCAGCCGCTCCTGCGCTGCTCCGTGCCGCGCATGGACGGGAGAAGGTCGTACTGGCCACTGCACCCGGTGAACCGGTCGCGTCGGCCGGGCAGGTCAACACAGGGGTTGGCACGCTGATCCGCAGCCAGGACGACATTGTGCGCAGCTACACGACAGCCTTCCAGGACGGCGACCGCCTGCAGCCCACCTTCGCCTGGCAACTGGCACGGGCGGGGGGTGCCGAAGTGCCGCTGAACACCACCCGCCGCCTGATCCGGCTGACACGTCCTGACCCGGGACGGCTGCCTGCCATTCCTTTCCGCAACATCGTGAACGGTGAGGTGCCGCGCAGGGAACTGCAAGGCCGCGTGGTCCTGGTCGGCCTGACCGGCCGCGGCCGTCCTGAGGTGCGCGGGCCCTACCACCTCCTGATTCCCAGCGTGCACATGCAGGCGCGGCTGGTCACCAGCCAGCTCATGGCTCCTTTCGTGACCTTTCCACGGTGGCTGCGGGCGTTGCTGGGCGTCCTGGTGATGGTTGCGGCCATACGTCTGCGTGGGCTGTGGGGGTACGGGCTGGCTTTTGCACTGCTGGCACTGAGTGTGCCGCTGTGGCTGCTGGGGGTCCTGCTTCCGGCCGTCACGCTGTCGCTATGTGCAGTCCTCGGCGCGGCGCTGGTGGCTGTAGAGCGCATCTGGACACTGCGGCAGCTGGATTTCCGCGATCCATCGACCGGCTGCGGCAACCGGGCGGCCTTCATGCGCGCCGCCGAGCAACGCTGGCAAGTGCAGCCGCAGCGTCCTCTGGGGCTGGTGCTGCTCGAAATCAGTGGGCTCCAGCAGGTGAACGATCTGTACGGGTGGAAGGCAGGACACGAGGTGCTGCGTGAGGTGAGCGGCCGTCTCGGGCAGGCCCGGGGCCGCCGCGACATGCTGTTTCGCTGGGGTCCTGAAGAATTCGCGGTGCTGCTGGACAACGTAACCGAGCAGGAACTCCAGCATCAGCGCGAGCGGCTGCAGACGGCATTGAGCGGGCTGACCTACCGGCAGGTTCCCGTACAGGTGAGTGTCGCGTCGGCGCTGAGCACGCCTGAAATGGACTCGGCAACGCAGCTGGTCGAAGCAGCGCACCGTGACCGCCACCGGACCCGGCTGACAGACAACCGGCGGAGTTGA
- the abc-f gene encoding ribosomal protection-like ABC-F family protein — MLVAVQDAIKDYGPLTVLSDVTFAVQPGDRVGLVGRNGAGKSTLLKLLTGEIVPDGGVVKRGPGVRVRNLQQDPVFPEGASIDSVLNAAFKDLDELEAELQQAAEAMASGTPESVLRHEEVLEHYVRRGGFERRSRKDAVLLAFGFRGREHDLASSLSGGERTRLGLAALLVENPDVLLLDEPTNHLDIVMVEWLESFLSRYPGAVLVISHDRTFLDNVTNETAYIRGGTLRVYAGNYSKFRELLEQEQEQQAARHAIESKQIASLQSSADRMKIWGLGMSKLARRAKAMQARVDRMQARATAAPPAEERTTRITFHAPESGEIVLDARHLTRRLGDRTLFADVNVQVRRGERIAIIGRNGAGKTTLLRTLLGLDPSDEARARVLTGARVTVGYYDQALRGVEPQQTLYDVAREYVQKDHEAHDLLGTFMFPYDQHDKPARILSGGERARLALLKLAQEDHNLLVLDEPTNHLDMEMVEALEEALTAFTGTLIMVSHDRAFIEGLADRIWLVEDGQFYEYPGWADYQDKHPLFLAAQAERSAPKPETRPAPAPAPKGKGLWHLKREVEALEADIARLEQQLEMAQAALASAAADADFVTLGQAAHDLEVQLEEKMEAWSARQAEVEAKGG, encoded by the coding sequence GTGCTTGTTGCCGTTCAGGACGCCATCAAAGATTACGGCCCGCTGACGGTGCTGAGTGACGTGACCTTCGCCGTGCAGCCGGGCGACCGCGTGGGTCTGGTAGGCCGCAACGGGGCCGGGAAAAGCACGCTGCTGAAGCTGCTGACCGGTGAGATCGTGCCGGATGGCGGCGTGGTCAAGCGGGGTCCAGGTGTGCGGGTGCGGAACCTGCAGCAGGACCCGGTGTTTCCCGAAGGGGCCAGCATCGACAGCGTGCTGAATGCAGCCTTCAAGGACCTGGACGAGCTGGAAGCCGAACTGCAGCAGGCTGCCGAGGCCATGGCCAGCGGAACCCCGGAAAGCGTTCTGCGCCATGAGGAAGTCCTGGAACACTACGTTCGCCGGGGCGGATTCGAACGCCGCAGCCGCAAGGATGCGGTATTGCTGGCCTTCGGATTCCGGGGTCGGGAACATGATCTGGCGTCCAGTCTCAGTGGCGGGGAGCGCACTCGTCTGGGTCTGGCCGCGCTGCTGGTTGAAAACCCTGACGTGCTGCTGCTTGATGAGCCGACCAACCACCTGGACATCGTGATGGTCGAATGGCTGGAGAGCTTTCTCAGCCGCTATCCCGGCGCGGTGCTGGTCATCAGTCACGACCGGACCTTCCTGGACAACGTGACGAACGAGACTGCGTATATCCGCGGGGGGACCTTACGCGTCTATGCGGGGAACTACAGCAAGTTCCGTGAACTGCTGGAGCAGGAGCAGGAACAGCAGGCGGCGCGCCACGCCATAGAAAGCAAGCAGATTGCCTCGCTGCAGTCCAGTGCCGACCGCATGAAGATCTGGGGTCTGGGCATGAGCAAGCTCGCCCGCCGGGCCAAGGCCATGCAGGCCCGGGTAGACCGCATGCAGGCCCGTGCTACGGCTGCTCCACCGGCCGAGGAGCGCACCACCCGCATTACCTTCCACGCACCGGAAAGCGGCGAAATTGTGCTGGACGCCCGGCACCTCACCCGCCGCCTGGGAGACCGGACCCTGTTTGCCGACGTCAACGTGCAGGTCCGCCGCGGCGAGCGGATTGCCATCATCGGGCGCAACGGAGCAGGAAAGACCACCCTGCTGCGTACGCTGCTGGGCCTGGACCCCAGTGACGAGGCCCGCGCCCGGGTGCTGACCGGCGCCCGCGTCACGGTGGGCTACTACGATCAGGCGCTGCGCGGGGTCGAACCTCAGCAGACGCTGTACGACGTGGCCCGCGAGTACGTGCAGAAGGACCACGAAGCCCATGACCTGCTGGGCACCTTCATGTTTCCCTACGACCAGCATGACAAGCCTGCCCGCATTCTGTCGGGTGGGGAGCGTGCGCGGCTGGCGCTGCTGAAGCTGGCTCAGGAAGACCACAACCTGCTGGTACTGGACGAACCGACCAACCACCTGGACATGGAGATGGTCGAGGCTCTGGAAGAGGCCCTGACCGCCTTTACCGGTACGCTGATCATGGTCAGTCACGACCGCGCCTTTATCGAGGGTCTGGCAGACCGCATCTGGCTGGTCGAGGACGGGCAGTTCTATGAGTATCCAGGCTGGGCGGACTATCAGGACAAGCATCCGCTCTTCCTGGCAGCGCAGGCCGAACGGAGCGCTCCGAAACCAGAGACCCGCCCGGCACCGGCGCCTGCCCCCAAAGGCAAGGGCCTGTGGCACCTCAAGCGTGAGGTCGAGGCCCTCGAGGCCGATATCGCACGGCTGGAGCAGCAGCTGGAAATGGCCCAGGCCGCTTTAGCCAGCGCAGCTGCCGACGCTGATTTCGTCACGTTGGGTCAGGCTGCTCACGATCTCGAAGTCCAGCTTGAAGAGAAGATGGAAGCGTGGAGCGCCAGACAGGCGGAGGTTGAAGCAAAGGGCGGGTAA
- a CDS encoding DUF1540 domain-containing protein, with amino-acid sequence MNDTEHQSMVGRCDATNCRFNDDMECTAGQIEVQMSGQMAQCITYTPTDGMGESYGATADNR; translated from the coding sequence ATGAACGATACCGAGCACCAGAGCATGGTTGGACGCTGTGACGCTACGAACTGCCGGTTCAACGACGATATGGAATGCACTGCCGGGCAGATCGAGGTTCAGATGAGTGGGCAGATGGCCCAGTGCATTACTTACACGCCCACTGACGGCATGGGTGAGTCCTACGGGGCGACCGCAGACAACCGCTGA